Proteins encoded in a region of the Deltaproteobacteria bacterium genome:
- a CDS encoding carboxymuconolactone decarboxylase family protein, translated as MARIPTIDKKESLAPEQQASYEAIDKSRGEVRGCFPALLHVPAIADHTASLGGYLRFDGKLDPKVRTLAAMTASRELDCIHEWAASVRNAEKNKISRETLVAINRGRKVYH; from the coding sequence AAGAAAGAATCGTTGGCACCCGAACAACAGGCTAGTTACGAAGCCATCGACAAAAGCCGTGGCGAGGTGCGCGGCTGCTTTCCGGCACTGCTCCATGTCCCGGCCATCGCCGACCATACCGCCAGCCTGGGTGGATACCTGCGCTTCGATGGCAAACTCGATCCGAAAGTGCGCACCCTGGCCGCAATGACCGCGTCGCGTGAATTGGACTGCATCCATGAATGGGCCGCCAGCGTGCGCAACGCTGAGAAAAATAAAATTAGCCGCGAAACCCTGGTTGCTATAAATCGCGGGCGTAAAGTGTACCAC